In one window of Campylobacter coli DNA:
- a CDS encoding sodium-dependent transporter has protein sequence MRTYFSKIGFILAVAGGAVGLGNAWKFPTLSAENGGFVFVLLYLFFTLSIGFSIFLAEVSMGRLSRSDLANAYYTLAKNHAKKWRYGGIFTLGGIFVLSFYLVIMGWVLKYALTSLYYLPKNLEQAGSDFSTLISVDLSNSILFFSLSFFLTLLIVSKGLIKGIERLNVLIMPSLFIMLVFMLFYCMSFQSGFKQAFSYLFYPDFSNFKLSSIAEALGLAFFTLCLGIGCIVTYSAALSKKINFIKSSIFIVLINLLISFIMGLIVFTFIFEFGADPNVQGAGIVFVSLMSLFNELGILGYVLAFCFFLALFFAGITSAVSMIEPLTFYVVNNYKISRIKALLFIGFIVFVLGICCILSLNIHFSSLFNFFGKDFFTLLDKVTSNILLPLGAIVSSIFVGFFVDKKRIYKIFSKFVNRQIFTIWLFFIRFISPIAIICIMCYQIFVKIS, from the coding sequence ATGAGAACATATTTTTCAAAAATAGGTTTCATTTTAGCTGTTGCAGGTGGGGCTGTAGGTTTGGGAAATGCTTGGAAATTTCCGACCCTAAGCGCAGAAAACGGCGGTTTTGTTTTTGTTCTTTTGTATTTATTTTTTACTTTAAGCATAGGCTTTAGTATTTTTTTAGCTGAAGTATCTATGGGACGTTTAAGCAGAAGTGATTTAGCAAATGCTTATTATACTCTTGCAAAAAACCATGCCAAAAAATGGCGTTATGGTGGAATTTTCACTTTGGGTGGAATTTTTGTTCTTTCTTTTTATTTGGTAATTATGGGCTGGGTTTTAAAATATGCTTTAACCAGTCTTTATTATTTACCTAAAAATTTAGAGCAAGCAGGAAGTGATTTTTCTACTTTGATCAGTGTTGATTTAAGCAATTCCATTTTATTTTTTTCTTTATCTTTTTTTCTTACCTTATTGATCGTATCTAAGGGTTTGATAAAAGGTATTGAAAGATTAAATGTGCTTATAATGCCAAGTCTTTTTATCATGCTTGTTTTTATGTTGTTTTATTGCATGAGTTTTCAAAGTGGTTTTAAGCAGGCTTTTTCTTATCTTTTTTATCCTGATTTTTCAAATTTTAAATTAAGTTCTATTGCTGAAGCTTTGGGGCTTGCTTTTTTTACATTGTGTTTAGGTATAGGTTGTATAGTGACTTATTCTGCGGCTTTAAGTAAAAAAATAAATTTTATCAAAAGTTCTATTTTTATAGTTTTAATTAATCTTCTTATCTCATTTATCATGGGGCTTATAGTTTTTACCTTTATATTTGAATTTGGCGCAGATCCAAATGTGCAAGGCGCAGGAATAGTATTTGTATCTTTGATGAGTTTGTTTAATGAGCTTGGAATTTTAGGTTATGTTTTAGCCTTTTGTTTTTTCTTGGCTCTTTTTTTTGCAGGCATTACTTCAGCAGTTTCGATGATAGAACCTTTAACATTTTATGTGGTTAATAATTATAAAATTTCTCGCATTAAGGCTTTATTATTTATAGGTTTTATTGTTTTTGTATTAGGAATTTGTTGTATTTTGTCTTTAAATATTCATTTTTCTAGTTTGTTTAATTTTTTTGGAAAAGATTTTTTTACTCTTTTAGATAAGGTGACCTCTAATATTTTACTTCCCTTAGGGGCGATTGTAAGTTCTATATTTGTAGGTTTTTTTGTGGATAAAAAGCGAATTTATAAAATATTTTCCAAATTTGTAAATCGTCAAATATTTACAATTTGGCTATTTTTTATTCGTTTTATATCACCTATAGCAATTATTTGCATAATGTGTTATCAAATTTTTGTTAAAATTTCTTAA
- a CDS encoding biotin/lipoyl-containing protein: MAKKFIDVMDTSFRDGFQSVYGARVLMQDFFPAVEAAKEAGITHFEFGGGARFQSLYFYLNEDAFEMMDKFRSIVGKDANLQTLARGVNTVTLDTGSRELIDLHAKLFAKHGTTTIRNFDALNDVNNLKFSGECIKKYGLKHEITITLMDLPPNCQGAHDVFFYERILKEILAAEIPFDSICFKDASGTSNPNKIYETIKMARKNLPQDVHIRLHTHETAGVSIACYLAALEAGVDGIDLAAAPVSGGTSQPDILTMMHALKGKDYDLGGLEEEKILKYEAVLRDSLREYFLPPEATMVSPLIPFSPMPGGALTANTQMMRDNNILDKFPEVIHAMREVVEKGGFGTSVTPVSQFYFQQAFNNVMFGPWEKIAEGYGKMVLGYFGKTPVEPDAEVKKLAAKQLNLEPTTELAIDIADKDETKSIAYVKSLLEKEGIAVSEENIFIAAACKEKGIAYLKGEAKVNVRKNAPVSKSNSIGVDENKFTVSVNGNKYHVEVSAGFDKDVNIKSVRKADTQEDITQDVDSSEGIQAGISGNVFKIYINEGEEVKSGQVVMVLEAMKMEIEVSAPKDGIIEKICVKTGDSVSENNLVAIYKK, encoded by the coding sequence ATGGCTAAAAAATTTATAGATGTTATGGATACAAGTTTTAGAGATGGTTTTCAATCTGTGTATGGAGCTAGAGTCTTGATGCAGGATTTTTTTCCTGCAGTAGAAGCGGCTAAAGAAGCAGGAATAACTCATTTTGAATTTGGAGGTGGAGCAAGGTTTCAAAGCCTTTATTTTTACCTTAATGAAGATGCTTTTGAAATGATGGATAAATTCCGTTCAATTGTAGGAAAAGATGCAAATTTGCAAACTTTGGCAAGAGGTGTAAATACTGTTACCTTGGATACGGGAAGTAGAGAGCTTATTGATTTGCATGCTAAGCTTTTTGCTAAACATGGCACTACAACAATTAGAAATTTCGATGCTTTAAACGATGTAAATAATCTTAAATTCAGTGGTGAATGTATTAAAAAATATGGCTTAAAACACGAAATTACAATCACTTTAATGGATCTGCCACCAAACTGCCAAGGTGCTCACGATGTATTCTTTTATGAAAGAATATTAAAAGAAATTTTGGCTGCTGAAATTCCTTTTGATAGTATTTGCTTTAAAGATGCTAGCGGAACTTCAAATCCAAATAAAATTTATGAAACCATTAAAATGGCTAGAAAAAATTTACCACAAGATGTGCATATAAGGCTTCATACACATGAAACTGCAGGGGTGAGTATAGCTTGTTATTTAGCAGCTTTGGAAGCTGGGGTTGATGGTATAGATTTAGCAGCAGCTCCTGTAAGTGGTGGTACTTCACAGCCTGATATTTTAACTATGATGCATGCTTTAAAAGGCAAGGATTATGATTTGGGTGGATTAGAAGAAGAAAAGATTTTAAAATATGAAGCAGTTTTAAGAGATTCTTTAAGAGAGTATTTTTTACCACCTGAAGCTACAATGGTAAGTCCTTTAATTCCATTTTCTCCTATGCCAGGTGGAGCCTTAACTGCTAATACTCAAATGATGAGAGATAACAATATACTCGATAAATTTCCAGAAGTTATTCATGCTATGCGCGAAGTTGTAGAAAAAGGTGGTTTTGGAACTTCTGTAACCCCTGTTTCTCAATTTTATTTTCAACAAGCTTTTAACAATGTTATGTTTGGACCTTGGGAAAAAATTGCTGAAGGTTATGGAAAAATGGTATTGGGGTATTTTGGTAAAACTCCTGTCGAGCCTGATGCTGAAGTTAAAAAACTTGCAGCTAAGCAGTTAAATTTAGAACCTACCACAGAACTTGCTATTGATATAGCTGATAAAGATGAAACTAAAAGTATAGCTTATGTTAAAAGCTTGCTTGAAAAAGAGGGCATAGCAGTAAGCGAAGAAAATATTTTCATTGCTGCAGCTTGCAAAGAAAAAGGAATAGCATATTTAAAAGGCGAAGCTAAAGTTAATGTACGTAAAAATGCTCCTGTATCAAAATCAAATTCTATCGGAGTTGATGAGAATAAATTCACAGTTTCAGTTAATGGAAATAAATATCATGTAGAAGTAAGTGCTGGCTTTGATAAAGATGTAAATATTAAAAGTGTTCGCAAAGCAGATACTCAAGAGGATATTACGCAAGATGTGGATTCAAGTGAAGGTATACAAGCTGGAATTTCTGGTAATGTATTTAAAATTTATATTAATGAAGGTGAAGAGGTAAAATCAGGACAAGTTGTTATGGTTTTGGAAGCCATGAAAATGGAGATAGAGGTTAGTGCACCAAAAGATGGCATAATAGAAAAAATTTGTGTCAAAACAGGTGATAGTGTTAGCGAAAATAATTTAGTCGCAATATATAAAAAATAA
- the pckA gene encoding phosphoenolpyruvate carboxykinase (ATP), with the protein MKKFENLGLENIKKVYHNLSFDELYEHEKKNEEGQCTDNGTFAVDTGIFTGRSPKDKYFVKQDPSSKYIAWGKVNQAITKELFDELLMKARKELSNKEIYVQDVFCGASLKSRKAIRFVTEIAWQAHFVKNMFIRPNDKELDEFKADFIVYNACKCVNKDYEKNGLNSEVFVIFNIEENIAVIGGTWYGGEMKKGIFSMMNYWLPLENKLSMHCSANVGEKGDVALFFGLSGTGKTTLSTDPKRRLIGDDEHGWDDEGVFNFEGGCYAKTINLDPESEPEIYGAIKRNALLENVVLRSDKSVDYSDASKTENTRVSYPIEHIENHEPSLKAGHPKNIIFLSADAFGILPPVSKLSKEQAMYYFLSGYTAKVAGTERGITEPQATFSACFGEPFMPLHPTVYARLLGEKIDKHEVNVYLVNTGWSGGSYGVGKRMSIKATRACINAILDGSITQCEFENFDVFNLAIPKTLAGVESSLLNPINTWQDKDEFIATRNKLAKMFSDNFKRYEDVKEGVEYSQFGPKI; encoded by the coding sequence ATGAAGAAATTCGAAAATTTGGGTTTAGAAAATATAAAAAAAGTTTATCATAATTTAAGTTTTGATGAGCTCTATGAGCATGAAAAGAAAAACGAAGAAGGACAATGCACGGATAATGGAACTTTTGCTGTAGATACAGGAATTTTTACAGGAAGAAGTCCAAAAGATAAATATTTTGTAAAGCAAGATCCTTCTAGCAAATATATAGCTTGGGGCAAAGTAAATCAGGCAATCACCAAGGAACTTTTCGATGAGCTTTTAATGAAGGCTAGAAAAGAATTAAGCAATAAAGAAATTTATGTGCAAGATGTTTTTTGTGGTGCTTCTTTGAAAAGTCGTAAAGCTATAAGATTTGTAACTGAAATCGCATGGCAAGCACATTTTGTAAAAAATATGTTTATTCGCCCTAATGATAAAGAGCTAGATGAATTTAAGGCTGATTTTATCGTTTATAATGCGTGCAAATGTGTCAATAAAGACTATGAAAAGAATGGTTTAAATTCTGAAGTTTTTGTGATTTTCAACATAGAAGAAAATATCGCAGTTATCGGTGGAACTTGGTATGGCGGCGAGATGAAAAAAGGAATTTTTTCTATGATGAATTATTGGCTACCGCTTGAAAATAAGCTTTCTATGCATTGTAGCGCAAATGTTGGTGAAAAAGGCGATGTTGCGCTTTTCTTTGGCCTGAGTGGCACTGGAAAAACAACTCTTTCTACGGATCCAAAAAGAAGGCTTATAGGCGATGATGAGCATGGATGGGATGATGAAGGAGTGTTTAACTTTGAAGGTGGATGTTATGCAAAAACTATCAATCTCGATCCTGAAAGTGAACCTGAAATTTATGGAGCGATTAAGAGAAATGCACTTTTGGAAAATGTGGTTTTAAGAAGTGATAAAAGTGTAGATTATAGTGATGCTTCAAAGACTGAAAATACTAGAGTTTCTTATCCTATAGAACATATAGAAAATCATGAACCAAGCTTAAAAGCAGGTCATCCAAAAAATATTATTTTTCTAAGTGCAGACGCTTTTGGAATTTTACCTCCTGTAAGCAAGCTTAGCAAAGAGCAAGCTATGTATTATTTTTTAAGTGGCTATACAGCAAAAGTAGCTGGAACAGAAAGAGGGATTACAGAGCCTCAAGCTACCTTTTCAGCTTGCTTTGGTGAGCCTTTTATGCCTTTGCATCCGACAGTTTATGCAAGATTACTTGGAGAAAAAATTGACAAACATGAAGTGAATGTTTATCTTGTAAATACAGGCTGGAGCGGTGGAAGCTATGGCGTGGGTAAAAGAATGAGTATAAAAGCTACTAGAGCTTGCATTAATGCTATTTTAGATGGAAGTATTACACAATGTGAATTTGAAAATTTTGATGTATTTAATTTGGCTATTCCTAAAACCTTAGCTGGTGTAGAAAGCTCCCTTTTAAATCCTATCAATACTTGGCAAGATAAGGATGAATTTATCGCTACTAGAAATAAATTGGCAAAAATGTTTAGTGATAATTTTAAACGCTATGAGGATGTAAAAGAGGGTGTAGAATACAGCCAGTTTGGACCTAAAATTTAA
- the argH gene encoding argininosuccinate lyase, with translation MKNEMWSGRFSEASNELLKEFNASLNIDRTLYMEDIQGSIAHATMLENCGILKKDELEAIVKGLEQVRIEIEQNRFVFNIEDEDIHMAIEKRLSELIGSEIGGRLHTARSRNDQVATDFKLFTKKSHLELIMLLKNLIHTLLAHARMHKKTIMPSFTHLQHAQPISFSFYILSYAFMFMRDIKRLQNSLELADFSPLGSCACAGTSYATNRNLSAQILGFKDIMPNAMDGVSDRDFALDLLYDIAVIFTHTSRLCEEMILFSASEFGFLTISDSFSTGSSIMPQKKNPDVCELIRGKTGRVYGNLISLLTIMKALPLAYNKDMQEDKEGLFDSVKTAKDSLIILNAMLKEVKINKENMLKSCKKGHLLATDLADYLVREKNIPFRKAHFIVGNVVAQAEKQGIDISDIEDLSKIDPIFDDKAMKLLDFENSLNSKQSEGSSSVASVEKQIQILERFLKSLG, from the coding sequence ATGAAAAATGAGATGTGGTCAGGACGCTTTAGTGAAGCAAGCAATGAGCTTTTAAAAGAATTTAACGCAAGTTTAAATATAGATAGAACTTTGTATATGGAGGATATACAGGGTTCTATCGCCCATGCTACCATGCTTGAAAATTGTGGAATCTTAAAAAAAGATGAGCTAGAGGCTATTGTAAAAGGCTTGGAGCAAGTTAGAATCGAGATAGAGCAAAATCGCTTTGTTTTTAATATAGAAGATGAAGATATTCATATGGCTATAGAAAAGCGTTTAAGTGAGCTCATCGGGAGTGAAATAGGAGGAAGACTTCACACAGCTCGTAGTCGTAATGATCAAGTTGCAACTGATTTTAAATTATTTACAAAAAAATCTCATTTAGAGCTTATAATGCTTTTAAAAAATCTCATTCATACTTTACTTGCCCATGCTAGAATGCACAAAAAAACTATTATGCCAAGTTTTACGCATTTACAGCATGCACAACCTATAAGTTTTTCTTTTTATATTTTAAGCTATGCTTTTATGTTTATGCGCGATATCAAGCGTTTGCAAAATAGTTTAGAGCTTGCGGATTTTTCTCCCTTAGGTTCTTGTGCGTGTGCGGGAACTAGTTATGCAACTAACCGTAATCTTAGTGCCCAAATTTTAGGTTTTAAAGACATTATGCCAAATGCTATGGATGGAGTAAGCGATAGGGATTTTGCGCTCGATTTGCTTTATGATATAGCAGTGATTTTTACACATACCTCAAGACTTTGCGAAGAGATGATTTTATTTTCTGCTTCAGAGTTTGGATTTTTGACTATAAGCGATAGTTTTTCAACAGGAAGCTCTATTATGCCACAGAAAAAAAATCCTGATGTTTGCGAGCTTATACGTGGAAAAACAGGGCGTGTTTATGGAAATTTGATTTCTCTTTTAACGATTATGAAAGCACTTCCTTTAGCTTATAATAAAGACATGCAAGAAGATAAAGAAGGGCTTTTTGATAGTGTTAAAACAGCAAAAGATAGTTTGATTATTTTAAATGCTATGTTAAAAGAAGTGAAAATCAATAAAGAAAATATGTTAAAATCTTGTAAAAAAGGACATTTGCTAGCTACGGATTTGGCAGATTATTTGGTTCGAGAGAAAAATATTCCCTTTAGAAAAGCGCATTTTATAGTAGGCAATGTAGTTGCGCAAGCTGAAAAACAAGGGATTGATATAAGCGATATTGAAGATCTTTCAAAAATAGATCCTATTTTTGATGATAAAGCAATGAAATTGCTTGATTTTGAAAATTCTTTAAATTCTAAACAAAGCGAGGGTTCAAGCTCTGTTGCTAGTGTAGAAAAACAAATTCAAATTTTAGAAAGATTTCTTAAAAGTTTAGGCTAG
- the ychF gene encoding redox-regulated ATPase YchF produces MSLSVGIVGLPNVGKSTTFNALTKAQNAQSANYPFCTIEPNKAMVEVPDLRLNELAKIVKPERIMHSLIEFVDIAGLVKGASKGEGLGNKFLSNIRETEVILHIVRCFDEENITHVEGGVDPLRDVEIINTELILADIEQLGKKIEKLNKEARANTKGAKESLEMANSLLEHLNKGLPASTYSQKEDEIFQALNKELRLLSAKEVIYGANVDENGIGEDNEYVKILKDYANKNNHEVIKLCAKIEEELVGLSDEESAEFLSSLGVNESGLDQIIRTAFSKLGLISYFTAGVLEVRSWTIKKGWKAPKAASVIHNDFEKGFIKAEVISYEDFIAYKGENGAKEAGKLRLEGKDYIVLDGDVMHFRFNV; encoded by the coding sequence ATGAGTTTAAGCGTCGGTATAGTAGGTCTTCCAAATGTTGGAAAGTCAACCACTTTTAATGCCTTAACCAAGGCACAAAATGCCCAAAGTGCAAATTATCCCTTTTGCACCATAGAACCTAATAAGGCTATGGTTGAAGTTCCTGATCTAAGACTAAATGAACTTGCCAAAATTGTAAAGCCTGAAAGAATTATGCATTCTTTGATAGAATTTGTAGATATTGCAGGACTTGTAAAAGGTGCGAGCAAGGGTGAAGGATTAGGAAATAAGTTTCTTTCCAATATACGCGAAACAGAAGTAATTTTACACATTGTGCGATGTTTTGATGAAGAAAATATTACTCATGTTGAAGGAGGTGTTGATCCTTTAAGGGATGTTGAGATTATCAATACAGAGCTTATTTTAGCAGATATAGAACAGCTTGGTAAAAAAATAGAAAAACTCAATAAAGAAGCTAGAGCAAACACAAAAGGTGCAAAAGAAAGTCTTGAGATGGCAAATTCTTTACTTGAACATTTAAATAAAGGTCTTCCAGCTAGCACCTACTCACAAAAAGAAGATGAGATTTTTCAAGCTTTAAATAAAGAATTAAGACTACTTTCTGCTAAAGAAGTGATTTATGGAGCAAATGTTGATGAAAATGGCATTGGCGAAGATAATGAGTATGTAAAAATCTTAAAAGACTATGCCAATAAAAACAATCATGAGGTCATCAAGCTTTGCGCCAAGATAGAAGAGGAATTGGTCGGCTTAAGCGATGAGGAAAGTGCTGAATTCCTAAGCTCTTTAGGTGTAAATGAAAGCGGACTTGATCAAATCATACGCACTGCTTTTTCTAAACTTGGACTGATAAGCTATTTTACAGCAGGAGTTTTAGAAGTGCGCTCTTGGACGATTAAGAAAGGTTGGAAAGCTCCAAAAGCTGCAAGCGTGATTCATAATGATTTTGAAAAAGGCTTTATCAAAGCAGAAGTGATTTCTTACGAAGATTTTATCGCTTATAAAGGAGAGAATGGTGCCAAAGAAGCAGGAAAACTGCGTCTTGAAGGAAAAGATTATATCGTTTTAGATGGCGATGTGATGCACTTTAGATTTAATGTTTAG
- a CDS encoding leucyl aminopeptidase yields the protein MIFELSDKKIHSIKADFELVFIQDKNLKPFANEKDFFKLSNYTGEGNLLDLNNKRLFIELKSLNYEDIRLALYTAYKNLEKLNIKSVKLPSILGDCVVRSFASLVEGVLFGAYKFDKYQSEKKESTLKKIIISTEELNAKKFNLDEAKIGLLRGEILANATNFTKDIVNEIPEIYTPLKMVEDAQNLAKENKNITCKIYDEKFLAKEKMNAFLAVNRASAHPPRLIHLSYKAKNAKKRVVFVGKGLTYDSGGLSLKPADYMLTMKADKSGAAAAMGIIKAVAELALELEVHCILGATENMIGGNAYKPDDVLISREGVSIEVRNTDAEGRLVLADCLSYAQDLKPDLLIDMATLTGACVVGLGEFTSGIMGNNEELQNEFYLSSKKSGEYATILHFNPYLKELIKSNIADVSNTASSRYGGAITAGLFLDKFIRKEYKDKWLHLDIAGPAYTEKSWGYNSFGAGGAGVRMCVNFLIHLLRKNK from the coding sequence ATGATATTTGAATTAAGCGATAAAAAAATTCATAGTATAAAAGCAGATTTTGAACTTGTTTTTATACAAGATAAAAATTTAAAACCATTCGCAAACGAAAAAGATTTTTTTAAATTAAGCAACTATACAGGCGAGGGAAATTTACTCGATTTAAATAATAAAAGATTATTTATAGAGCTTAAAAGTTTAAATTATGAGGATATAAGATTAGCACTTTATACGGCTTATAAAAATTTAGAAAAATTAAATATTAAAAGTGTAAAACTTCCTAGTATATTAGGTGATTGCGTTGTAAGAAGTTTTGCTTCTTTAGTTGAGGGTGTACTTTTTGGAGCTTATAAATTTGACAAATACCAAAGCGAAAAAAAAGAAAGCACTTTGAAAAAAATTATAATCTCTACTGAAGAACTAAATGCTAAAAAATTTAATCTTGATGAAGCAAAAATAGGTCTTTTGCGTGGTGAAATTCTAGCTAATGCGACAAATTTTACCAAAGATATAGTCAACGAAATTCCTGAAATTTACACTCCTTTAAAAATGGTAGAAGATGCTCAAAATTTAGCTAAAGAAAATAAAAATATTACATGCAAAATTTATGATGAAAAATTTCTTGCTAAAGAGAAAATGAATGCATTCTTAGCTGTTAATCGTGCTTCTGCTCATCCACCGCGTCTGATCCATCTTAGCTACAAAGCTAAGAATGCTAAAAAGCGTGTAGTATTTGTAGGCAAAGGTTTAACCTACGATAGTGGTGGTTTAAGTTTAAAACCTGCCGATTATATGCTTACTATGAAAGCAGACAAAAGCGGAGCTGCAGCTGCGATGGGGATTATCAAAGCGGTTGCTGAACTTGCTTTAGAACTAGAAGTACATTGTATCTTAGGTGCAACTGAAAATATGATAGGCGGAAACGCTTATAAGCCAGATGATGTTTTAATTTCACGCGAAGGTGTAAGCATAGAAGTTAGAAATACCGATGCTGAAGGGCGTTTGGTTTTAGCTGATTGTTTATCTTATGCTCAAGATTTAAAACCTGATTTGCTTATTGATATGGCAACTCTTACAGGAGCTTGCGTTGTAGGTCTTGGGGAATTTACAAGTGGTATTATGGGAAATAATGAAGAATTACAAAACGAATTTTATTTAAGCTCTAAAAAAAGCGGAGAATATGCGACTATCTTGCACTTTAACCCATACTTAAAAGAGCTTATAAAATCTAATATCGCAGATGTTAGCAATACTGCTTCTAGTCGCTATGGTGGTGCGATTACAGCTGGATTATTTTTAGATAAATTCATACGCAAAGAATACAAAGATAAATGGCTCCATCTTGACATAGCAGGACCTGCTTACACGGAAAAATCTTGGGGCTATAATAGCTTTGGTGCCGGTGGAGCAGGAGTTAGAATGTGTGTTAATTTTTTAATTCATCTTTTAAGGAAAAATAAATGA
- a CDS encoding DedA family protein, which yields MEEFIIRIWNEHVETWGYLILFCWSILEGELGLIFAGLAAHDGKMHVVLAIFIAGLGGFVGDQIYFYIGRYNKRYIQKKLRSQRRKFAVAHLLLQRFGWPIIFIQRYMYGFRTVIPMSIGITRYSAKKFAIINLLSAWVWAAITILLAWHFGNLIQNFLTWAKNHWYLAAIMIICFLSLLVFTFKQIEKAILKEKRKKNDI from the coding sequence TTGGAAGAATTTATTATAAGAATTTGGAACGAGCATGTTGAAACTTGGGGTTACTTGATACTTTTTTGCTGGAGTATTTTAGAAGGCGAGCTTGGACTTATTTTTGCTGGACTTGCAGCCCATGATGGAAAAATGCATGTAGTATTAGCTATATTTATAGCTGGATTGGGCGGCTTTGTTGGGGATCAAATTTATTTTTATATAGGAAGATATAATAAACGCTATATCCAAAAGAAACTCCGTTCACAAAGACGCAAATTTGCCGTAGCCCACTTGCTTTTGCAACGTTTTGGCTGGCCTATTATTTTTATACAACGCTATATGTATGGTTTTAGAACTGTAATCCCTATGAGCATAGGTATTACGCGTTATAGCGCTAAAAAATTTGCTATTATCAATCTTCTTAGTGCTTGGGTTTGGGCTGCTATTACCATACTTTTAGCTTGGCATTTTGGTAATTTAATCCAGAATTTTTTAACCTGGGCTAAAAATCATTGGTATTTAGCTGCCATTATGATAATATGCTTTTTATCTTTACTTGTTTTCACCTTTAAACAAATTGAAAAAGCTATACTTAAAGAAAAAAGGAAAAAAAATGATATTTGA
- the apt gene encoding adenine phosphoribosyltransferase, translating to MTKLTQNEQQFLSESIRVIPNFPKEGIIFRDITTLLNNQKALSFLLDHLSKRYQSMNLDFIAGTESRGFIFAAMICAKLNLPFVPIRKPNKLPSNTYSCEYELEYGTDRVEIHQDAFRNIKNAKILLVDDLIATGGTALASFELIKKAGGECIEACFLMNLKNLGGEEKLQKHCSVYSVLEF from the coding sequence ATGACAAAACTTACACAAAACGAACAACAATTTTTATCAGAAAGCATACGCGTTATTCCAAATTTTCCAAAAGAAGGTATCATTTTTAGAGATATTACAACCCTACTTAATAATCAAAAAGCCCTATCTTTTCTACTGGATCATTTAAGTAAGCGTTATCAAAGTATGAATTTAGATTTTATAGCAGGAACTGAGAGTAGAGGTTTTATTTTCGCAGCAATGATTTGCGCTAAATTAAATTTACCTTTTGTTCCTATACGCAAACCCAACAAACTTCCTTCCAATACCTATTCTTGCGAATATGAGCTTGAGTATGGGACAGATAGAGTAGAAATTCATCAAGATGCATTTAGAAATATAAAAAATGCAAAAATTTTACTTGTAGATGATCTTATAGCTACAGGTGGGACAGCACTTGCTTCTTTTGAGCTTATTAAAAAAGCAGGAGGAGAATGTATCGAGGCTTGTTTTTTAATGAATTTGAAAAACTTAGGCGGTGAAGAAAAATTACAAAAGCATTGTTCTGTATATAGCGTTTTAGAATTTTAG
- the rpiB gene encoding ribose 5-phosphate isomerase B, giving the protein MLREKIYIASDHAGFMLKEKICAFLQEKQIPFDDLGTNNPTSCDYPDYAHLLASKIDEQSFGILICGSGIGISIAANRHKNIRCALCNESLSAKLARKHNDANVLAFGGRLIGIDAAIDMIENFIQTPFDQGRHVKRIQKIEVDC; this is encoded by the coding sequence ATGCTTAGAGAAAAAATTTATATTGCTAGCGATCATGCAGGTTTTATGCTTAAAGAAAAAATTTGTGCTTTTCTTCAAGAAAAGCAAATTCCTTTTGATGATCTTGGAACAAATAATCCTACAAGTTGTGATTATCCAGATTATGCACATTTGTTAGCCTCCAAAATAGATGAACAAAGTTTTGGGATTTTAATTTGCGGCTCTGGGATAGGAATTTCTATAGCTGCCAATCGTCATAAAAATATTCGCTGTGCCTTATGCAATGAAAGCTTGAGTGCTAAACTTGCTAGAAAGCATAACGATGCAAATGTTTTGGCTTTTGGGGGCAGATTGATTGGCATTGATGCGGCTATTGATATGATAGAAAATTTTATTCAAACACCTTTTGATCAAGGTAGACATGTAAAAAGAATTCAAAAAATTGAGGTAGATTGTTAA